A section of the Candidatus Methylomirabilis sp. genome encodes:
- a CDS encoding FmdB family zinc ribbon protein has translation MPIYEYRCEACSHTFEAIQKMTDAHVATCVLCGGPVQRLLSAPALVFKGTGWYVTDYPNADRKKAMEA, from the coding sequence GTGCCGATCTACGAGTACCGCTGCGAAGCATGCAGCCACACGTTCGAGGCCATCCAGAAGATGACCGATGCGCACGTTGCGACGTGCGTCCTCTGCGGCGGACCGGTGCAGAGGCTCCTGTCGGCCCCGGCCCTGGTCTTCAAGGGAACCGGCTGGTACGTCACCGACTACCCGAACGCCGACCGGAAGAAGGCCATGGAGGCC